Genomic segment of Patescibacteria group bacterium:
TATTTAGCCCATTAATCCAAAACCGTAAATCTTCTTACCTTTGGAATCTTGCTCTTCGACTTTTAACTTCTGCGTCTATCAGTGAAAAGTCCTCGGCGCTTTTTGTCCAGGGAAATCTGTGGCTAAACTTTCTATATCACTTCGTTATTGTTTTGTTGCTATTGCCTACTGCCTATTGCCAACTTCTTTTTGTCTTTTTTCTGCGTTCTTCGCGTCTCGGCGGTGAAGTATCTATTTGTTTTTCTCTTTTATTGTCAATTTGTGAAATTCGTGTCCAATGCCTTTTGTCTTGCAAAACAACCCCACTCTTTTATAATATCCCTGAACAGGAAGTAGTTACAACTCGCTTTTGTCACATTAATAAACACCTTCAAAAATGCAGTCTGATATGTTTAATAAATAAGACTTTACAAATTAATAAACTTAACAATAACCTTGGAGGATCTTTTGGATAATAAAAAGGCTGTTTCGTTCTGGCTTGAATCAGCTGAAGATGACTGGAAGGTTTCAAACCATCTCTTCGAAAGAAGAGATTATTCATATTCATTGTTTTTCGGACATTTGACTATAGAAAAAATTCTTAAGGCTCTCTATGCAAGTAAAACAGGAGAGACTCCACCCTATACCCATCGGCTTGTATATCTATCCGAAAAAATATCACTCAAGCTGACAGATGAACAACTGGAACTTCTTGAAGCAATAACAGATTTCAATATGGAAGCAAGGTATCCTGATGAAAAGTTCGCTTTCAAGAAAAAATGCACTAAAAGTTTCACAGAAATGTATCTTTCTAAGATTAAGGAGATGAAAGAATGGTTGTCTCAGAAGATCCAATAATAAAAATTAGTCAAAGATATATTGAAGAATTGGAAAAGAATGGTATTAAGATAAGCGAAGCCATAATTTTTGGCTCTCATGCAAAGGGTATAGTACACGAGAGTAGTGATATTGACATCGCTCTTATTTCAGATTCCTTTACCGGTGATAGATTTGACGATCGCAGGAAGGTTGTGCCACTGAGAAGAAAGATAGACAGCAGGATTGAACCGATACCATTCCGCCCGGAGGACTTTAATGATGGAGGAATGCTTGCAGAGGAAATAAAGAATACGGGAAAGAAGATCTTGTAGTTTTGCATCTGTTTCTTCAGTATATCTGAAAAAATCTGTGGCTAAATTTTTCTTTCCTTTTGCGTCCTTAGCGACTTCACGGTGAATAATCTATTTGTTTTTTCATTAGTGCCTTGTCCTCGGTGCCTTTTGTCCGGGGAGCGTGAACCTTGCTTCTTTCCTTTTTTCTTTTGCCTTTAACTTCAGCATTTAGTCTGTGTAAGTCTGTGGCCATATTTCTTT
This window contains:
- a CDS encoding HEPN domain-containing protein translates to MDNKKAVSFWLESAEDDWKVSNHLFERRDYSYSLFFGHLTIEKILKALYASKTGETPPYTHRLVYLSEKISLKLTDEQLELLEAITDFNMEARYPDEKFAFKKKCTKSFTEMYLSKIKEMKEWLSQKIQ
- a CDS encoding nucleotidyltransferase domain-containing protein: MVVSEDPIIKISQRYIEELEKNGIKISEAIIFGSHAKGIVHESSDIDIALISDSFTGDRFDDRRKVVPLRRKIDSRIEPIPFRPEDFNDGGMLAEEIKNTGKKIL